CGAGTCCGTGCCCGACGCCGAGTGGCTGCTGGCCGACGCCTGCGAGCTGTCCTCGCTGGAGGAGGCCGGGCTGGACTCCTGCGACGCCGCGATCGCCGCCACCGGGGACGACAAGGTGAACCTGGTGCACTCGCTGCTGGCCAAGACCGAGTTCGGGGTGCCGCGCACGGTGGGCCGCGTGAACCACCCCCGCAACGAGTGGATGTTCGACGACCTGTGGGGCGTGGACGTCGCCGTGTCGACCCCCCGGCTGATGTGCGCCCTGGTGGAGGAGGCCGTCACCGTGGGCGACCTGGTGCGGCTCTTCCAGTTCCGCAAGGGCAACAGCAACCTGGTGGAGATGACGCTGCCCGACGACTCCCCGGCGGTGGGTCAGCGGGTCGGGGCGCTGACGTTCCCGCCGGCGGTGGTGCTGGTGGCCATCATCCGTGACGGCCGGGCGACCGCTCCGCAGCGGGACGCGGCCCTGGAGGGTGGGGACGAGCTGCTCTTCGTCACCGACCCCGAGCACGAGCGCGAGCTGGCCGAGCTGCTGACGCCGAACCACGTGCGTCCCTCGGTGATCGACAACACCGTCGGCATCTGAGGAGCGCCGGCCGCGGCCGGTGGGCGGCCGCGCCCGGCGGCGGTCACTGGGGCGCGGCGGCCAGGAGCTCGTAGCGGGGGTTGAACATCGTCCGCTGCCCCTCCATGGTGGTGATGCGGCCGTCGACCTTGAGCCGGGACCCGGGCTCGATGCCGGGGATCGACCGACGGCCCATCCACACCAGCGTCAGGGTGCCCGAGCCGTCCTTGAGGTCGGCCTGCAGCCAGCGGGTGGTGCCGCGCGGCTGCATGGTGATGCAGCTGACGGTGCCGCTGACGGTGACCCGGCTGCGGTCGGTACAACGCACCAGCGGGGTCGCACCGCACTGGCGGACATCACGCTGGAGCTTCTCGGACTCGAGCTCCTCGTTGGACGAGACCAGCCGGGACAGTGCCCGACCGAACGCCCCACGACGTGGACGCTCCCCCACCTGACTCATCGCTCGCTCCCGGTCGTCGACGGAGGGCACGGTCGCACCTCCACCACCCATTGTGCCTCGCCGGAGGTCCCGGGAGAAGCGCGGGCCGTCGGCCCTGGCTCCCACCCTCAGCCCTGCGGCGGCGGGGTGACCCGGACACCCTCGGGCATGGTCATCGGGATGACGTTCCCGGCGGCCATCGCCTCGTCCCCGCGGCGCACCACGGTGGAGGCGAACACGTCGTGCAGCACGTCGGCCGGGGCCGCCGTGCCCTCGGCCAGCGCGGCCTGCCCGTAGAGGACGCCCCGCAGCAGCCAGCGGTCGCCCTCGGCCGCCCAGGTGCGCGAGGGCTGGTAGCCCTCCTCGCCGCCGGGGGCCTTGACCGGGACCAGCCGGCGGAGCTCGGTGCCGAACGGACCCTCGACCAGGGTGGTGCTGCCGCGCTGGGCGCGGGTCGCCTCGATCACGTCCGCGCGGATCTCGGCCCACAGGCCCCCGCTGCGGGGGGCGGCGAAGACGGCGAGCTCGAGGGCGGACTGGCCGACCAGCACCATCGCCGAGACCACCTGGCCGCTGTCCTGGGCCACCTGCAGCCGCAGCTCCATCCCCTCGCGGGGGGTGATCACCAGGGCGCCGAGGTCGACGCGCTTGATGTCGTCGGCCTCGAGGTCGACCTCGGAGATGTCGAACGGCCCGTCGGCACGCCAGTCCTGGGAGAGGTCGAACGCGGCCCAGTCACGCTCCTCCTCGGCGGCGGGCGTCTCCTCCGCGACGGCGTCGGCGTCCGCGGCGTCGGTCTCGTCCCCGGTCTCGACCGGCTCGACCTCCTGGTCGACCTCGGTCCCGGCGTCATCGTCCCTGCGGCGACGGCCAAAGATCATCGTGTGCTCTCCTGGAAGTGCTCGGGCGGATCCGGCTGCTGAGTCTGCCACGCCCGGACGCCACCGCTGGACCCGTGACCACCGGCCGCGCGGTCGGACCCGTCGAGGGAGCCGACCTCCACGAAGTCGGCCCAGCCGACCCGCTGGAGCACCAGCTGCGCGATGCGGTCACCGCGGTGCAGCACCACGGGGTGCTCACGGTCGGTGTTGAGCAGGCACACCTGCACCTCGCCGCGGTAGCCGGAGTCCACGGTGCCCGGCGCGTTGACGATGGTGAGCCCGGACCGGGCGGCCAGCCCCGACCGCGGGTGCACCAGGCCGACCCAGCCGTCGGGGATCTGCACGGCCACGCCGGTGGGCACCAGCCGCCGCTCACCGGGGGCCAGCTCGACGTCGGTGCGGGTGCACAGGTCGGCCCCAGCGTCGCCGGCGTGGGCGTAGCCGGGCAGCGGCAGGTCCGGGTCCAGGCGCTGGACGCGCACCTGCGGGCGCTCCACCGCCTCCCCGGCGGTCGGGGGCGCGGGCACGGGGTCGGTCACGAGGGGGTGTCCTCTCGGGCGGTCGGGCGGGGGGTGGCCTCGCCGGCGGGGACGAGGTGGGCGGTGACGGCCGCGGCCAGCGCCTCGGGGTGGCGGCTGGCCACCAGCCACGCCGGGTGGGGGTCGGCGGGGTCGGCCAGCTCGATCCGGACGACCTGGTCCAGGTAGGGGCGCAGCAGGCGCCAGCAGCGGACGTCCGCGCGGCCCCGGACCCGGTCCTGGACCTCCTCCGGGCTCAGCACCCTGGCCCCGGCGACCCACTCCCAGCCGATCCGGGAGCGTCCGGCACGCAGGCCGTCGGCGTCGGCCACCACCGGTGCGGACTGGCTGACCAGCACCGCCACGGTGCCCGCGGTGGCCACGAGGGTGACCAGGAGCGCCACCAGCGGCGGGGTGGCGAAGAGGCAGGTGAGGGTGAGGGAGCCGACCACGACCGCACCCAGCAGCACCCAGGAGACGGGCACGGTGAGTCGTTCGCGGTGCGTCACGCGGACCAACCTAGTCGAGCGGGCGGCCCGGGGTGGAGCCCCGACCGGGGAGCCGGTCACGCCTGCGGGGGCTGCCCGGGGCCGGTGGGCAGCGACGCCAGCTCGGCCAGGGTCACCGGGACGGCCAGCGGCCGGGAGCCCAGCGCGCGGAGGTCCCGCTCGGCGACCTCCCGCCCCTCCAGCCCGGCGGTCAGGCAGGCGGCGGCGAACCCGCAGACCCGTCCCTGGCACCAGCCCATCCCGATCCGGGTCACCTGCTTCACCGCGCGGGCGTCGCTGGCCCCCAGCTCGTCGCGGGCCTCGCGGAGCCGGCCCACCTCGACCTCCTCGCAGCGGCAGAGCAGGGTGTCGTCGGTGAGCCAGTCCGCCCAGTGCTCTGGCACCGGGTGGTTGCGGTGCATGGACCGGGCGAAACGCCGGTGCCGGCCGATGGCCCGGGCCGGGGTGCCCGCCCGGGGCGGTGCCCCGGCGTCCTCGGCCGCGGCGGCGCCGGCCACCCGGCCCTCCAGGTCGCTGAGCACCGAGCCGCCCACGCCGCAGGCCTCGCCGGCCACCCAGACGCCGGGCACGTCGGTGCGCTGCCGCTCGTCGACCTCCAGCACCAGCGAGGTGTCGACGTCCACCCGGGTGGCCGCGCCCAGCTGCAGACCCAGCTCCAGGGCGGGGGTGAAGCCCCAGCCCACCGCCAGCAGGTCGGCCTCGACCCGCTCGACGCGCTCCCCGGGACGTCCGTCGCGCCCGAGGCGGACCAGCTCGACCGCCTCCAGCTCCTCGGTCCCGACGGCCCGGCGCACCACGGTGCGGGTGCGGTAGGGGATCCGGTGCCGCACCATCGCCGCGGCCAGCCCCGCCCCCTCGACCAGCTTGCTCGGGACCCCGGCCACCGCGGCCAGGTCCCGGGCCCAGCCCACCGGGCGGCCCGCCTCGCAGACGGCGCGCACCTCGGCCCCGGCCCGGGCCAGACCGGTGGCCACCGGCAGCAGGAACGGACCGGTGCCCGCCACCACCACCCGGCGCCCGGCCAGGGTGCCGGAGCCCTTGAGCAGGGACTGGACGCCCCCTGCGGCCATCACCCCGGGCAGGTCCCAGCCGGGCAGCGGCAGCTGCCGGTCCGCCCCACCGGGGCAGAGCACCAGCCGCTCCGCGCGCACCCGGGCCGGGCCGGGCGGGCTCCCCGGGGAGGGGGTGAGACCGAGGGCGAACACCCCGTCCTCGGCCACCGCCTGCCAGACCTGGGTGCGGCTGAGCAGGGTCAGGCGGCCGCTGTCGCGGTGCCGCTGCAGGGCGTCCCACAGGGTGGTCAGCCGACGTCCTCCGTGCTCGGCGTGCGGACGGGTCTCCCGGCCGTCGGGGTCCCGCCCACCGGGCACCACGTCACCGGGCTGGCGCCAGTACTGCCCGCCCGGGGCCCCGCCGGCGTCGACCAGCAGCACGTCGATCCCGTGGTCCGCGGCCGTCACCGCGGCCGAGAGACCGGCCGGGCCGGCCCCGACCACCGCGACCGGCCACACCCGCGCGGCTGCCACGGCCTCCGCTCCCCTGCTCACGCGTCCTCCTCCGTCGGGTGCTGCACCGCGTCCCGCTCCGGCGGCCGCCGGGTCGGGTCCTGCTCGCAGGGGTCGTGCTCCGGGACGGCGCCGCCGGGGTCGACCCGCAGACCCGGGCTGACCGGCACCAGGCAGGCCCGCACCTCGGGCCCGCCGTCGAGGCGGACCAGGCAGTCGTAGCAGGCGCCGATGCCGCAGAACAGGCCCCGCGGACGTCCTCCGCGGCGGGTGCGGCGCCAGGAGCGCACCCCGTTCTCCAGCAGCGCGGCGGCGACGCTCTGCCCGGGCCGCGCGGCGAGCTCGCGGCCCTGCCAGTGCAGCGGCACCGTCCCCTCCTCCCGCGCCGCGCTCACGCGGCCACCAGCTGCTCGAGCCGGGCGGGGGCGAAGGGGGTCAGGTCCAGCGACGGCTGCTGGCCGGTGAGCGCCTGGGCGATGAGGTGGCCGGTCCCCACCGACAGCCCGATGCCCGCGCCCTCGTGGCCGCAGGCGTGCCAGAGCCCGGGCAGCCGGGCGTCCTCGCCGATGGCCGGCAGGTGGTCGGGGCAGTAGGGCCGGAAGCCGTGGTAGCTGCGCATGATCCGCAACCCGGCCAGGGAGGGGAAGAGCCCCAGCGCGCCGGAGGCCAGCAGGGCCAGCGCCCGCGGGGACGGGGTGGCGTCGAACCCGACCCGCTCGCGGGTGGAGCCGATCAGGATGGTGCCGGCCGGGGTCCCCTCCACCACCGGCGAGGACTGCAGCCCCGCGTCCGAGCTGCCCACGTCGAAGACGTACTCGGCGGCGTAGACCTTGTGCCGGACGGTCAGCGGGACGGGCTCGCTGACCAGCACGAAGCCGCGTCGCGGGAGCACCGGCAGGTGCACCCCGGCCAGTCCGGCCACGTGGCCGGCCCAGGGGCCGGCGGCGTTGACCACCGCCGCGGTGGCGAGCCGGCCGCGGTCGGTGCGCACCGCGACGACCCGACCGGCCCGGCGCTCGATCCCGGTGACGGTCTCCCCCGCCCTGAGCACCGCACCGGAGCGGCGGGCCAGGGCGAGCAGGTGCGTGGCGGCCAGCACCGGCTGGACCTGGCTGTCCTGGGGGTACCAGGCGGCCCCGGCCACGCCGGGGTCGACCAGCGGCTCGCGCTCCAGCAGCTCGGCCACGTCGATGTCACGGGCGTCGACGCCGGCCGCCCGCTGCCGGACGGTGAGCTCGTGCAGCCCGGTCAGGGACGCCTGGTCGCGGGCCACCACCAGACCGCCCTTGGCCTCCAGCTCCCAGCGCCCGGCGTGCTCGGCCAGCTCGTCGTGCCACAGCCGGTGGGAGAGCAGGGCCAGGTCCAGCTCGGGACCCTGCTCCTTGTCCGAGACCAGCAGGTTGCCCTCGCCGGCGCTGGAGGTGCCGCTGCCGGGGGCGCCGCGCTCCAGCACGGTGACGTCCAGACCGGCCCGGGCGCAGAACAGGGCCACCGCAGCGCCGACCACCCCCGCCCCGACGACCACTACCTCGCTGGAGGACCTCACGGGCGTCCCGAGCCGGCCCACTCGCCGCGGACGTGGCCGATGTGGCGCACCATCAGCTCCCGGGCGCCCTCGGCGTCGCGGGCCTGGACCAGGTCGAGCAGCTCGTGGTGCTCCTGGGCCGAGGCGACCAGCTCACCGGACTCCAGCAGCGGGGCGAGCCCGAAGAGGCGGGTCCGTCCGCGGAGGTCGGAGACCACCTGGTTGAGCACCTTGTTGCCGGCGCGCTGGAGCAGGGCCAGGTGGAAGCGGCGGTCGGCGTCGACGTAGGCGGGCAGCTCGTGGCGCTCGACGGCGGCGACGATCTCGTCGGCCAGCGCGCGCAGGCCGGGCAGCTCCTCGGCGGTCACCAGGGGCACGACCCGGGCCACCATCGGCGGCTCCAGCAGCAGCCGCACCTCGGTGATGGCGTCCAGCTCGGAGTCGGCGACCTCGGTCACCCGGTAGCCCTTGTTGGGCAGCGCCTCGACCATGCCCTCCCGGACCAGGTCCAGCATCGCCTCGCGCACCGGGGTGGCCGAGACGTCGAACATCGCACCCAGGGTGGGGGCGGAGTACACCACGCCCGGACGCATCTCGCCGGAGATGATGGCGGCCCGCAGCGCGAACCCGACGCCCTCCCGCAGCGACTCGCGCTTCCGCAGCGGCGCCAGCCCCTCGATCCTGCCCTGCACGTCGGTCTCCCTCCCCGGCGCCCTCCGGGGGGCGACCCGCTGCGGTGCGCCGTTCACAGCACGAAACCCGACGGGAAGGGGTCCCGGGGGTCGAGCATGTACTGCGCCGTCCCGGTGATCCAAGCACGCCCGGTGATGGTGGGGACCACCGCCGGGCGTCCGGCCACCGTGGTCTCCTCGACCAGCCGGCCGATGAAGCGGGTGCCGATGAAGGACTCGTTGACGAAGTCGGTGTCCAGGGCCAGCTCGCCGCGCGCGTGCAGCTGGGCCATCCGGGCGCTGGTGCCGGTGCCGCAGGGCGAGCGGTCGAACCAGCCGGGGTAGATGGCCATCGCGTGCCGGGAGTGGCGGGCGTCCGAGCCGGGGGCGGACAGGTAGACGTGGTGGCAGCCGCGGATGTCGGGGCGCTCGGGGTGCACCGGGGGTGCGGTCTGGTTGATGGCCTCCATCAGCGCCAGACCGGCGCGCAGCAGCTCCGGCCCGGCCGCGCGCTCGAAGGGGAGCCCGAGGCCGGCCAGGTCGGTGATGGCGTAGAAGTTGCCGCCGAAGGCCAGGTCGTAGGAGACGGTGCCGAACCCGGGCACCTCGACCTGCTGGTCCAGGGCGAGGGCGAAGGAGGCCACGTTGCGGATGGTGACCGACTCGGCCTGGCCGTCGCGCACCGCCACCTCGGCCCGGACCAGCCCGGCCGGGGTCTCGATGGTCAGCGAGGTGACCGGCTCGGTCACCGGCACCAGCCCGGTCTCCACCGCCACCGTGGCCACCCCGATGGTGCCGTGCCCGCACATCGGCAGCACCCCGCTCACCTCGATGAACAGCACCGCCAGGTCGGCCTCGGGAGAGGTCGGCGGCTGCAGGATGGCCCCGCTCATGGCCGAGTGGCCGCGCGGCTCGTTCATCAGGAACGTGCGCAGGTGGTCGCTGTGGGCCATGAACCAGGTGCGGCGCTCGGCCATCGTGGCGCCGGGGAAGGTCCCGACGCCACCGGTGATCACGCGGGTCGGCATGCCCTCGGTGTGGGAGTCCACCGCGTGCAGCACCCGGGTGGTCCTCATCGCCGGCTCCCGGCCCGGCTGCCGCTGCGACGGGTGCTCATCGGACCAGGGCCTCCAGCACCGCCTCGGTCTGGGTGCGCACCACGTCGGCCACCTCGGTGGGCAGCGGGTTGCGCGGCGGGCGGCTGGGGCCGCCGTAGCGCCCGGCGACGTCCATCGAGAGCTTGATGGCCTGGACGAAGACGGTCTTGGAGTCCCAGCGCAGCAGCGGGTGCAGCTGGGCGTAGAGCGGGACGGCCCGGGCCAGGTCGGCGGCGTCCCCGGAGGTGGCCAGACGGTAGAGCTCGGAGGTGACGGCCGGGATGGCGTTGGGGTAGCCGGCGATCCAGCCGACGGCCCCGGCCAGCCCCAGCTCGAGCAGCACGTCGTCGGCGCCGATCAGCAGGTCCAGCTCGGGAGCCACCTCGCGGATCTCCCAGGCCCGGCGGACGTCGCCGCTGAACTCCTTGACCGCCACGATCAGCCCCTCGTCGTGGAGGCGGGCCAGCAGCGTCGGGGTGAGGTCGACGCGGGTGTCGATCGGGTTGTTGTAGGCCACCACCGGCAGCCCCACCCTGGCCACCTCGCGGTAGTGCGCCACCACGGTGTCGTCGTCGGCCCGGTAGGCGTTGGGGGGCAGCAGCAGCACCGACGCGGCGCCGGCCTCGGCGGCGTCCTCGGTCCAGCGGCGGGCCTCGGCGCTGCCGTAGGCGGCCACCCCGGGCATCACGGTGAAGCCCTCGGGGGCGGCGGCGACGGCCGTGCGCACCACCTGGCGTCGCTCCTCGGAGGTGAGGGTCTGGTACTCCCCCAGGGAGCCGTTGGGGGCGACGCCGTCGCAGCCGTTGGCCGCCAGGAAGGCCACGTGCTCGGCGAAGGCGTCGTGGTCCACGGCCAGGTCGGCGGTGAAGGGGAGGGTGGTGGCGACGTGGATCCCGTGCCAGGCAGCTCGTGCGCTCATGTCAGTCCGTTTCTCGAAGTTAGTGCCATGTCACATGCTAGGGGTGCTGTGCGTCCGCGTCCACCGCTCCACGCCCTCGGCGTCGATCGGCAGGGCGTCGGAGAGCACGTCGGCGCCGCCGGGGGTGACCAGCAGGTCGTCCTCCAGCCGCACGCCGATCCCCCGGAGCTCCGGGGGGACGGTCAGGTCGGTGGCGTGGAAGTACAGCCCGGGCTCGACGGTGAGCACCATCCCGGGCTGCAGGGTGACCGCGTGCTGGTCGCCGGCCTCCACCGCCGAGCAGTCGTGCACGTCGACACCCAGGTGGTGGCCGATGCCGCACACCAGCCAGCGCCGGTGCTGCTGACCCTGCGGGGACAGCGCCTCGTCCACCGAGACCTCCAGCAGGCCCCAGTCGTGCAGACCGGTGGCCACCACCTCCATCGCCGCGAAGTGGAAGTCGCTGAACCGGGCGCCGGGGCGGACCGCGTCCATCCCGGCCCGGTGGGCCCGCTCGACCAGGTCGTGGACCCGGCGCTGGACCGGGTCGAAGCGACCGCTCGGCGGCACCGTCCGGGTCACGTCGGCGGTGTAGAAGGAGCGTCCCTCCACCCCCATGTCGAGCAGCAGCGGCGCGTCCGGCAGCACCGGGCCGTCGCAGCGGACCCAGTGCAGGGTCGGCGCGTGCGGCCCGGAGCCGACGATGGTGGCGTAGCCCGGCTGGTTGCCGAAGGTGCGGCAGTGCCGGTCGAAGGTGCCCTGCAGCCAGCGCTCCCCCAGGCCCGGCCGGTCGGGTCCGCCGACGGCGGTCGGCAGCTCGGCGGCCACCGCGGCGAAGCCGGCCACGGTGGCGTCCACGGCCTCGCGCAGCTGGGTCACCTCCCACTCGTCCTTGACCATCCGCAGCTCCGAGCAGCGACGGGCCAGCTCGGCGTCGTCCCCTGCGGCAGCCAGGGCGGGGTCGATCTCGTCCAGCGGCCGGACGGCCACGCCGAGGAGCTCCTCCCAGGCGGTGAGCGAGGGCGAGGGGCCGACCCACAGCTCGCCGGAGGCGGCGTCGGCGAAGAAGCCCGGCGTCCCGGGACGCCAGGGCGGCGGCAGGTGGAGGGTGGTGTCGTGACCGCGGCCCGTCGGCACCATCACCAGCACGGCGCCCTCCACCGCCACCCCGCCGGTCAACCAGGCGAAGTCGCTGCTCGGGCGGAAGTCGTAGGCGGTGTCGTTGGCCCTGACCGGGGCCCGGCCGGCGGGGACCACCAGGGTGCGTCCGGGCACCGCCTCGGACAGCCGACGGCGGTGCTCGGCCGCGGCCTGCGGGGCGCCGGGCACCAGCTCCGGCACCACGGCGACGTCGGCCCAGCCGCGGCCCATGGCCTCCACGAAGGCGGGTACCCGGGCCAGCCGCGGCGGCTGGGTCCCCTGGTAGGGGACGGTGCGTTCGGTCAGGCTCATCGCAGCTCTCCTCCTCGGGCGGCGACCCGCTCGCGGAGCCCGCGGAGGACCCGCGGGTCGCCGAGGCCGTCGTGCTCCCACTCGTTGCTGATCCAGGCCTCGGCGTTGCCGAGGCCGGCCAGGGTCTGCAGCGACAGCCCGGCGTCGACGAACATGTCGTCGTGGTAGACCATCGCCGCCACCGGCACCTCGTTGGCGGCCAGCCGGGCGGTGTCGTACAGCTCGGGCCAGGACGTCCGCGCGGCCAGCAGGTCGACCGCGGCGGCGAAGGGCCGCAGCGCGGCGACCTCCTCGAACATCCACGGGAAGGCCATCTCGCCGGTGAACAGCAGCGGACGGGCGTCGGGGTCGAAGTCGGGGTGGGAGGCCCGCTCGGTCTCGGCGGCCCAGCCGGTGGTCACCTCGCCGCTGCCGTAGATGCTCTCCTGCAGGGACCAGAACAGCGGCGAGCCGACCTGGGAGGTGCGGGTCTGCACCTGCTGCAGGAAGTCCGCGCCGAGCCGGCCCGGGGCCACGAAGGCCTCGTCGACCAGCCAGTGCAGCCGCTCCGCCCCCGGCCCCATGCCCAGGTCGATGCCCACGCTCTGGAACCGGCGCACGCTGAGCCGGTCCCCGTCGGGCAGCCGGACGTCGCCCTCGGCCAGCCGGTCGGCGACCGCGGCGACCCGGTCCACGTCGGCGGGGTAGCGGCGGTAGTAGCGCGCCACCTTCTCCCGCACCCGGGGGAAGGTGCGCCGGTAGACCTCCTGGGCGCGCGGCGGCACGCCGGGGATGCCGCCGGTGACGTAGCAGGCGGTCAGCGCCTCCGGGGCCCTGGACAGGTAGACCAGGGTGAGGAACCCGCCGTAGCTCTGCCCGATGGTGGCCCAGCGCCGCCCGCCGTAGAGCTGGTGGCGCACCAGCTCGGCGTCGGCCACGATCGAGTCGGCCAGGAACCGGGACAGGTAGCGCGCCTGCTCCTCCGCGCTGCCGCGGGAGGTGAGCCGCTCGCCGTCGAGGAAGGTGCTGCGGCCGGTGCCGCGCTGGTCCAGCAGCACCACCCGGTAGTGCTCGAGGGCGACCTCGAGGAAGCCCGAGCGGTCGACCGGTCGCGGCCCCTTCCCACCCGGACCGCCCTGCAGGTGCAGCAGCAGCGGCAGGTCCTCACCGCGCCGGACCGGGTCGCACAGCTCGCGGACGAAGACGGTGATGGCCTCCCCGTCGGGCTGGTCGTGGTCCAGCGGGACGGTCAGCTCGTGCTCGCGCACCGCCATCCCGGGCAGCAGGTACTCCGTGACCGTCGTCATGCCGTCTCCTCCGCTCGTGCCGGGGCCGGGGTGTGGGCCCCGCCGGCCGGATGGGTGCCAGGGTCCTCGTGCGCCCCGGGCGCGCCGCGCCCGGGGTCGACCGCGCCGGCCCGGCGGGCGGCGTCCCACTCGGCCGGGATCCGGGGCACCGCCGCCAGCAGCGTGCGGGTGTACTCCTGGCGCGGGTCGTCGAAGACCTGGTCGCGGGTGCCGGCCTCGACGATCCGTCCCTCCGACATCACCGCCACGTGCTGGGCGATCTGGCGCACCACGGCCAGGTCGTGGGCGATGAACAGGTAGCTGAGCCCCTGCTCGGCCTGCAGCCGACCCAGCAGCTCGATCACCTGGGCCTGCACCGAGACGTCGAGGGCCGAGACCGCCTCGTCGCAGATCACCACGCTGGGGTCGACGGCCAGCGCGCGGGCGATCCCGATCCGCTGGGCCTGGCCGCCGCTGAACTGGCGCGGCAGCCGCCGGGAGTGGTCGGGGTCCAGCCCCACCCGCTCCATCAGGTCGCCGGTGAAGGCCCGCGCCCCTCCGG
The sequence above is a segment of the Auraticoccus monumenti genome. Coding sequences within it:
- a CDS encoding potassium channel family protein: MRVAIAGAGNVGRSIASELLANGHQVLLIDRDPRAIKTESVPDAEWLLADACELSSLEEAGLDSCDAAIAATGDDKVNLVHSLLAKTEFGVPRTVGRVNHPRNEWMFDDLWGVDVAVSTPRLMCALVEEAVTVGDLVRLFQFRKGNSNLVEMTLPDDSPAVGQRVGALTFPPAVVLVAIIRDGRATAPQRDAALEGGDELLFVTDPEHERELAELLTPNHVRPSVIDNTVGI
- a CDS encoding OB-fold nucleic acid binding domain-containing protein; translated protein: MPSVDDRERAMSQVGERPRRGAFGRALSRLVSSNEELESEKLQRDVRQCGATPLVRCTDRSRVTVSGTVSCITMQPRGTTRWLQADLKDGSGTLTLVWMGRRSIPGIEPGSRLKVDGRITTMEGQRTMFNPRYELLAAAPQ
- a CDS encoding DUF3710 domain-containing protein; amino-acid sequence: MIFGRRRRDDDAGTEVDQEVEPVETGDETDAADADAVAEETPAAEEERDWAAFDLSQDWRADGPFDISEVDLEADDIKRVDLGALVITPREGMELRLQVAQDSGQVVSAMVLVGQSALELAVFAAPRSGGLWAEIRADVIEATRAQRGSTTLVEGPFGTELRRLVPVKAPGGEEGYQPSRTWAAEGDRWLLRGVLYGQAALAEGTAAPADVLHDVFASTVVRRGDEAMAAGNVIPMTMPEGVRVTPPPQG
- the dut gene encoding dUTP diphosphatase — protein: MRVQRLDPDLPLPGYAHAGDAGADLCTRTDVELAPGERRLVPTGVAVQIPDGWVGLVHPRSGLAARSGLTIVNAPGTVDSGYRGEVQVCLLNTDREHPVVLHRGDRIAQLVLQRVGWADFVEVGSLDGSDRAAGGHGSSGGVRAWQTQQPDPPEHFQESTR
- a CDS encoding DUF3093 domain-containing protein — protein: MTHRERLTVPVSWVLLGAVVVGSLTLTCLFATPPLVALLVTLVATAGTVAVLVSQSAPVVADADGLRAGRSRIGWEWVAGARVLSPEEVQDRVRGRADVRCWRLLRPYLDQVVRIELADPADPHPAWLVASRHPEALAAAVTAHLVPAGEATPRPTAREDTPS
- a CDS encoding NAD(P)/FAD-dependent oxidoreductase, encoding MSRGAEAVAAARVWPVAVVGAGPAGLSAAVTAADHGIDVLLVDAGGAPGGQYWRQPGDVVPGGRDPDGRETRPHAEHGGRRLTTLWDALQRHRDSGRLTLLSRTQVWQAVAEDGVFALGLTPSPGSPPGPARVRAERLVLCPGGADRQLPLPGWDLPGVMAAGGVQSLLKGSGTLAGRRVVVAGTGPFLLPVATGLARAGAEVRAVCEAGRPVGWARDLAAVAGVPSKLVEGAGLAAAMVRHRIPYRTRTVVRRAVGTEELEAVELVRLGRDGRPGERVERVEADLLAVGWGFTPALELGLQLGAATRVDVDTSLVLEVDERQRTDVPGVWVAGEACGVGGSVLSDLEGRVAGAAAAEDAGAPPRAGTPARAIGRHRRFARSMHRNHPVPEHWADWLTDDTLLCRCEEVEVGRLREARDELGASDARAVKQVTRIGMGWCQGRVCGFAAACLTAGLEGREVAERDLRALGSRPLAVPVTLAELASLPTGPGQPPQA
- a CDS encoding (2Fe-2S)-binding protein; this translates as MSAAREEGTVPLHWQGRELAARPGQSVAAALLENGVRSWRRTRRGGRPRGLFCGIGACYDCLVRLDGGPEVRACLVPVSPGLRVDPGGAVPEHDPCEQDPTRRPPERDAVQHPTEEDA
- a CDS encoding NAD(P)/FAD-dependent oxidoreductase, producing MRSSSEVVVVGAGVVGAAVALFCARAGLDVTVLERGAPGSGTSSAGEGNLLVSDKEQGPELDLALLSHRLWHDELAEHAGRWELEAKGGLVVARDQASLTGLHELTVRQRAAGVDARDIDVAELLEREPLVDPGVAGAAWYPQDSQVQPVLAATHLLALARRSGAVLRAGETVTGIERRAGRVVAVRTDRGRLATAAVVNAAGPWAGHVAGLAGVHLPVLPRRGFVLVSEPVPLTVRHKVYAAEYVFDVGSSDAGLQSSPVVEGTPAGTILIGSTRERVGFDATPSPRALALLASGALGLFPSLAGLRIMRSYHGFRPYCPDHLPAIGEDARLPGLWHACGHEGAGIGLSVGTGHLIAQALTGQQPSLDLTPFAPARLEQLVAA
- a CDS encoding GntR family transcriptional regulator — its product is MQGRIEGLAPLRKRESLREGVGFALRAAIISGEMRPGVVYSAPTLGAMFDVSATPVREAMLDLVREGMVEALPNKGYRVTEVADSELDAITEVRLLLEPPMVARVVPLVTAEELPGLRALADEIVAAVERHELPAYVDADRRFHLALLQRAGNKVLNQVVSDLRGRTRLFGLAPLLESGELVASAQEHHELLDLVQARDAEGARELMVRHIGHVRGEWAGSGRP
- a CDS encoding proline racemase family protein gives rise to the protein MRTTRVLHAVDSHTEGMPTRVITGGVGTFPGATMAERRTWFMAHSDHLRTFLMNEPRGHSAMSGAILQPPTSPEADLAVLFIEVSGVLPMCGHGTIGVATVAVETGLVPVTEPVTSLTIETPAGLVRAEVAVRDGQAESVTIRNVASFALALDQQVEVPGFGTVSYDLAFGGNFYAITDLAGLGLPFERAAGPELLRAGLALMEAINQTAPPVHPERPDIRGCHHVYLSAPGSDARHSRHAMAIYPGWFDRSPCGTGTSARMAQLHARGELALDTDFVNESFIGTRFIGRLVEETTVAGRPAVVPTITGRAWITGTAQYMLDPRDPFPSGFVL
- a CDS encoding dihydrodipicolinate synthase family protein, giving the protein MSARAAWHGIHVATTLPFTADLAVDHDAFAEHVAFLAANGCDGVAPNGSLGEYQTLTSEERRQVVRTAVAAAPEGFTVMPGVAAYGSAEARRWTEDAAEAGAASVLLLPPNAYRADDDTVVAHYREVARVGLPVVAYNNPIDTRVDLTPTLLARLHDEGLIVAVKEFSGDVRRAWEIREVAPELDLLIGADDVLLELGLAGAVGWIAGYPNAIPAVTSELYRLATSGDAADLARAVPLYAQLHPLLRWDSKTVFVQAIKLSMDVAGRYGGPSRPPRNPLPTEVADVVRTQTEAVLEALVR
- a CDS encoding aminopeptidase P family protein, whose translation is MSLTERTVPYQGTQPPRLARVPAFVEAMGRGWADVAVVPELVPGAPQAAAEHRRRLSEAVPGRTLVVPAGRAPVRANDTAYDFRPSSDFAWLTGGVAVEGAVLVMVPTGRGHDTTLHLPPPWRPGTPGFFADAASGELWVGPSPSLTAWEELLGVAVRPLDEIDPALAAAGDDAELARRCSELRMVKDEWEVTQLREAVDATVAGFAAVAAELPTAVGGPDRPGLGERWLQGTFDRHCRTFGNQPGYATIVGSGPHAPTLHWVRCDGPVLPDAPLLLDMGVEGRSFYTADVTRTVPPSGRFDPVQRRVHDLVERAHRAGMDAVRPGARFSDFHFAAMEVVATGLHDWGLLEVSVDEALSPQGQQHRRWLVCGIGHHLGVDVHDCSAVEAGDQHAVTLQPGMVLTVEPGLYFHATDLTVPPELRGIGVRLEDDLLVTPGGADVLSDALPIDAEGVERWTRTHSTPSM